In Conger conger chromosome 9, fConCon1.1, whole genome shotgun sequence, the genomic stretch AATTTTGCCATTATCCAAAaaattattgtacttttttgtaTGCCAAGCACAGACGGGACGTATTCTGTTTCTGGATATTTCACTCGCATAGCGACTACAGccaaaattgtttttgtttacaggCAAGCCACAGACAATAAGGAAATAGGCACACGTGAACATTTGAGTTAGATGCATACATACCCCTGGGAGATAAGAAGTTCTTGACaggcaaataaaacaaaaggggGTATACAGACAAGGTGATGGACGGCAAAGCTATACATGAAAGACAGACAGGCAAGATGACAAAAGCGAGACTAGCTACAGAGAGCAACAGTACCTTCCGGACAGGCGGGAGACCGAGAATGGACAGATAGCTAGGCAGATACGAAGCCAGTCAGTCAAGACAGCCAGACAGATTGCCAGACAGACCCATCGGAAAACAGACAACCAGACAGTCAGGTGCATACAGACGAGAAGAGATATTAAAGAAATGTCAGATCACATACAGCGTTGAGACTGTGACGGGCACGGAAAATCCTACCTTTGCCTCGCTTCCCTTGACCTTGTCCCGCCGGCAGCCTCCCAGATTCGGCAGCCATTAATATGACTGTCGGTGCGGTGCCATGTCACCGTTCAcatacaaagaaaaatgtgaGAAGCGAAATGAGTGCTCTTCCAGTCAGCTCAATAACGGTCTGGATGATCTGGAAGCCGAACTTCGGTCAGTTCCAAAATGCCAAGattcagatattttttttttgtttgttccttgGTGGCCCACGTTTTAGCTGTCACTGGCTCGGTAACGGGTCCCGTTCTGTCTCCCAAGATGCTAGTCGCGTCCACGGTTGGGAGCCGGGGCCTGAAATTGTAATTAGACAATAAGGTCCGTGCTAAAATAAAGCTGGACTCGTCTGCCACCGGAGAAAGGGAGACTGAAACAATGTTGGTAGCGGGCAGCAGAAACACTCCCCCCTCCTAAAACATGATCGCTAACAGATGTGCAACTAGCACGACAGCTAGCAAGCTATTGCCCCAAACATCGCTGCACAGCCGCGGGTATGATTGATTAACGTCTGGGTGCAATGGTTAATTTGGATGCTGTGAACTACTCGCTACATTATTTGCGTTAACATTAAAAACCGAGCTACCGGCGGGTTAAAAACAGTTAGCGAACACCCTCTCCCCAATtcaacgtagctagctagccttgCGTTGGCTCGCCAGCTATGGTTGGTTGTCTAGCTAGCTCGTCTATATTTTACAATGCATTTCCCTCGTCCGATGCTTACTCCGGGGTCCGTTAACCGGGCCGTTCCTCGCGGAGATGGCCAGTGCACCAGCGCTACAACGGCAACTGCGTTATGCTCCGAAAAACTACACAAGTAATTGATCCCAAAGCTGGGAATCAAGCATAGTCTTACTCCGGCCTACTGTCGCCGCTGGACAAAGAGAGACCGACTGGGAGAGACGCTCACCCGGGAAGGTTACAAGATGGCAAAAATATGGGGGAAACTTTCTATTGTTTCTCATTGGTTAAAGGGAAACACATCTTTAATAGCAGAAGCCAGGGCCATTTTTTTGTATAGTGCAACGTACCATTGTTAGTTTCATTCCATATTTAGGTTACGCGTCTCTAAACAATAATCTATAAATTATGGCCATTTCTTCCGTAAATTGGTAGATCAGTCGAGAACGGTCCACTTTTAAACGTGCGAGAAGGGGTGGAAGAACAGCCCTATCTTATGAAACAACACGTCCTTCAATTCAAGAGTGAGTCATAGGAAATCGCAAAATTGTACAGTTACCTCCTCGTTTTATACATAAAACGTGTACTCTGGCTACGTAATTTAGGTTTCAATAATAAGGTCATTTTCAAGCCACAGCTCCCACTCCCATCTTAAAAGTATGGCACAGTCTGAGTGCTGTGATATTTTGCGCGTGCGCACTACATTTTGTGGAATGCCGGGAAATGTAGTTTAATGAGTAATAATGAAACTCTAACTAGAAGCTGCATCCGTTGCTCCCGCACTGGGCACAGTTGACGAGTTCTCTGCGGGCTCTTGGTGTATTTGGTAAAGTTTGCCACCACAGATCAGCTGGCAAACATCCTGGCATACTTTCAACGCCCACTAAAACAGCAGTCACACAAGTGCATTCAAATACACAAAATGCGCACAACATTTAACAAAATCCTTGCAGCAACACCTTATGGCTGGGATAATCTTCGTGTGgctatacactttattaggtacacccgcTTGTTATGGCGAATAGCTTGCTCGTCTAAACAGTGAATCATGTGGGTGCAATTCCAAAtatcacacatgcagacatggctaAGAGGTTCAGTTACTATTTGACGAAACATTAgaatgcactctcagaaataaagctaCAGTGGAGGTACAATTGTGTTGTCCAAGGgtcaaatttccaaaatgtaccctgaaagtacagtaatgttctctttgggtaaaaaTGAGTtcactttccaaaaaaaagaaaaaaaagttatatatagctggctaggggtacaatctGTCTGTAGGGTATCGCTCCAGCAGCAAGCATTAGTAAGTggtcgtacctttatttctgacagtGTAGGTGGTCTATGCTACCTCTTGGTGCCAGACACGGTGGCTAcggcatctcagaaactgatgactTTCTGGGATTCAAAACAGATGTTTACAAGAGTGGTGTGCACAGGGCTCTAGGCATAAGTCATATAGGGGGTCCCCTAGGTaaccatgccccccccccaccaccaccacatttGGCCCCTTAACTCCAACTGAGCCCTTTGAATTCCACAGCATATCTAcgcattgttgctgaccatgtgcatccctagGCCACAGTCtaccatttttaaaatggataCTGATTTTGATATCTTACCATCCAGATATTTTTCCATAATCTCGTTCCATGAACATGACAGTGACTTCAGTTTAATCCAATGGCAAGCACACTCCCCAGATCCCAATCCAATAGACCACCTTTCCAATGAGGTGGAATGGGAGGTGTGTAGCATGTGTGTGGTCGGAACATCTGCAGGAACTGCGTGATGCTATCAAGTAAACATGGACCAACTCCACAAGAAATGTTTCCAGCTCCTTGTTGAATCCACGCTATGAAGAATCCAGGCCGTTCTGCGGGCAGAATGTGGGTCCTACCCAGTACTCGATAGGTGTGccgaataaagtggtcactgagtgtaaatgtcATACTTCCATTTAAATGCTTTGACATACGATTCCAGATTATTTTATTAAGGTGATTTATAGTCATATATAGGTTTAAAAGTcgtgattttttattattgtgggAGAAGTTACATGTAGCCTATAATCTGATAAACATCGACAACCCCTTCATGGTGTCAAATTGAACTCGTGGCTGTTTAATGCCAGAATCAcgtagcaacaaaaaaaaacaataaagtcCCACCTGCTTGTCATCATAAAGTCATTGCGCAAATTGTCGGAAATGCAGAAAATATCGTTATATTATTACAGAAATAATGGTCAGGGAAGATGCATTCCAAATAGCACTCATTGCcgttattttttacattaattattACAGTTTAAGTCTAGCGTCACTGCTTCTCACCCCCCACCCTAAATACAGTTCAGCCTCCTCCCCACTTCCCCACCTATTCCACTTAATCTCTCCGTCAGAGTCGGAAAGTCGCTTGGTCTGATCGCTCCGGGAATGGGATCTTGGACAAGAGTCAAGATAAAAATTACCTTTATGAGAGTTTATCCGTTGCAAAGACTTTTCTTAGTTCTGCGAGAATAACGCCGCTAGAAAATAAAGGAAGAACGAACGAAAAAGAAAGATTAAATACGAATGGAGGAAAAAGAGAAGTAGACGAGAATTACTGAAGAGAAAGACAGCCGAAGGTCTATGGGGAAGTTTTTCAGAAACGGTTTTCTAAGCCAGTTCATCAGGCAGCAGGTCCAGTGACGAAAAACAGCTACTTTATTTGAGTTAATGTTAAATTGGTAAATTAAAAAATTGTCCCAAATTATAGTAAAGCTGATGCGCTTACCATTGATATCGCACGCACTGTTTTATTACAAAACAATAGACAGGTAGGTTAAAATGTTGTTCTAAGATAATAATAAGATTAACCGAAAAGTTATAGTATTTATGATAAAAACATTAACGTTGGAAGACGTGTTTCTTTGACGGGATATACTGTGGCTCCTGAAAGTCAGTCTCGGTGCGCGAGCGTGTATGGCGTTGAGGAGCGTTCAAAATAAGCGACGATGGCAAAGTGGTTCAAAGATTTCCCCATAAATCTCAAGAACGGTACCGATCGGATCCGCTCAGCCTCCGAATCAAGCTCTCAGTCTCGAGGCAAGCCCGGACTCGCAGCCGGGATTGGCACCAAAACTGGCAGCACCAAAGGCGTTGGTGGGGTGGGCTCGCTTCTCTCAGGGAGAAACAGGAAAAATTCGGCTATCGAACTGGGACGGAATGGGACTACAGGCGGAGGTTCTGTGAAAGATGGGAAGGTCTGGGATAGCCTCATCCCCGGGAAAAGTCGGAAAAACTCGAAGGCAGAGTCGGGATTGGAAGAGCACCGGTCACTTAAAAGTTCGATTTCGGCGAACGCCTACATCAGTCGGCTGATAAAGTTAGACAAACAGGAGAAAAACCCAAACTTCAACAGTGGTACCAGTGGTCCTACTGGACCTGAAACAGAGAAAGCAAATACTGCTACCAGAACGGAGACGGTGAGTGACATAAACGTCCCTTTAAATTGATAAGATTATGTAACGGTATTTATACATTTCACAAACAGGTGCAGATTTGGCACTGCGTAATTATGCATTATTAAACGGGAAAAGTTGTTATGTGACGCTTTCCGTAGGTTGAATACTAATCCCCGTCCTTGCTCTTCCCCAAATTTAACGCTAAATTGCGCGTTAATTTGTTCATCTCAACcatccacaaaaacacacttgATTCTACTATGCTTGCTGCAAGTAAAGTTCAATGGGGCTACTGTTGGTTGTGGCCTGTTTGTTCTTGCTATTCTACCTATTTTGTTTTTAAGAGCTTAGCCTGGGGATCATTTGTTCTACAATTGTCAATACACTTTGTCAGCGTTGTTTGTTAACCAATATGTGGCGTGGTAGTAGCGTGGCCTTAGGTTTTAATATTAGCAGGATGCTTGTGGTGTCAGAGGGTTTGGGCGTTGTGGGTTTTGTCACAGTAAAAACCATTGAAAGTTTGAAGTCATGAAAGTCGATATTGTTTCGttcgcccccctccctcactctttgTCTCTCCTTCATTGTATGCactcctccctgtctgccccctgtctctcttaaccttcctccctcactctttccaCCCCCTCCCACTGCCCCCGCCACCAGCAACTCTCTATTGAAAACTTGTTTCCACTATCAGCCTATAACTGTCATAAACCGTGCTAGCCTTGCACAAGTAGTACAATAAGATTttagcctgtctctctctctctctctcatactttTCCTGATTCCTCTGTCCTATCTCGCCCCCTACCCCCAACCCCGAAACACCTAcatactcctcctcctcctcctcctcctcctcctcctgtcgtCCTTCTCTTTCAGTCCCCCCGGAGGTGGCTATCATGTTGTTTAAAGAATGGTGTCACTCGACACTCCGGTGTTAACCTTGTCCACAGCGCAGGCCTCCGGCTATGCTttgataatacaaaaaaaaaaggtgcagTAAGATGGTgtgataaaaaaagaatgataaaggagaggggggaaaaagggaagaagaggaggtggggaagttttttgggggtggggtatgCCTCACATTTCTAGCTGTGTGTCATCAAGGTCTCGGTTCATCTCTGGTGACTCCCAGGCGATCGTTCCGTTTCAAAAACCGCAACAcgattattgttttgttttgtttttgtccatGAAGCATCATAGATTTTGGGATGGGTCTGTGGAGAGTTCTTTGGTATCTCTGATATCAGCCTACAGAAGTCATCAAACCGGACAGGGGTATTTGCTTTGCGTAGCGCGGGGAACATCACGTGACCCTTTAGCCGTGACAGTGCTGTGGGAAAGGCCACAGGCTACAGTGGAACAAAACCTCATTTGTTTTAACCAAAATactaagtcagtgttccagaactccactgaTGTCAGTCACCAGTAAAGATTGTTGCatttgaatgttcagttaagaggcTCACACCACGTCCTTACCTTCACTGAAAGAAAGCAAGTCCTTCTCCTCCTGGTTCCTCGAAAGCAGGCAGTCCAGACTTGGTCATGACGAACTGCACCTTCTGCTGATGCTCCTTGTACCACACGAGTTAACTGATTTTCTCAAGCAGCTGATTATACAGTTACCTCGCCCGACTTCTTGAGTCTAaactgggtgctgattttaagggtTCCAGACAGGGTTGAGGAGGCCTGGCTCATAACCTCTCCTGAACATTGTCTTCGACCTCCAGTCTGCCTGGCACTCTTCCCTCTCGTAAAATCGCAGGTCAGACCGCGGTCGAACGCCCTCGCTAACAATACAGTAATCTCCTGAATGAGGATTTTACTGCAGTTTCCACGGTTATCTATCTTGACTCATTTTGGATTTCCTGCGAGGTACATATTTCACTGACAGGAAAAACTTGCCAGATATGGCAGATATAGCTCTGGTAattctgatttttaaaaaaagtcaaaagaaaATGACTTAACAAAGAGCTCTGGTGTTGAGCTTGGAGAAATGTGTGTTGGAGAGAAATGTAAGAATGTGGATCTGCCCCATTTCAGAGGCATGGGTGACACAATTACATTGCAGGTGCTAAATAGACAGGCTtaaatattaatggcatttggcagacgctcttatccagagcgacatatcgttgattagactaagcaggagacaatcctcccctggagcaatgcagggttaagggccttgctcaagggcccaacagctgtgcggaatttattgtggctacaccggggttcgaaccaccaaccttgcgagtcccagtcatgtacctcaaccactaaaTAGTGGGTAATATCAGAGGGAGGTCACCATAGTTTCCCAATTTAGCAATCACCAAAATGCATTGGTGAAGGGAAGTAATATTTAGATTTATCTTCAAGGCAGTGTTAAGGACAAATACTGGTTGAATATTGGCCCCCGATATTGATTTCAAGCTCCTGGTATATTGACACACATTATGTATTCTCATAACTAAACTGCCCAAATCTTTTAATATGTATAGAACTGCTCTAACACCCTGTTCCTGAAACCATGGACCttcagggctgagaactgctggttttccactctcCCTTGACCTGAGAGTCAGATGTGaagccagtctggccaatcagtaccactaattgttttggatttggattcgggggccagatttgaggatcCCTGGCCGCTCGAACACCTCTGTATTCACCCCCTTCCCTAATTTATCCTGCACTTTATTCAGCTTCTAAAGCAGTTTATCCTGCTTTACCTTGCTTAGTGTGAGCACATCAAGCACCTCAGACCTTGAAATACTGCAGTCATCCAAGGATCTTCTCCTCTAACCCACTGGCTTCCTATCTTTCCCAGCCCAGGACCCTTTTAATGAACTAGAATTCTTTCCGTTATCCAAGTGTTTTCCCAATTTTTCCACCAAAACCGCCTCAACTCCTCTCAAGACCTTCCAGAAGGTCCCGACCCTTAGTTTGGGAACCCCCGTTCACACCCAACCCAGCGCACAAGTGGACTGTCTCATTCCGGTCATAAATCCAGCCGTATTTCAGAACTGCCCTGACAGCTGGCACCAGAGGAATACTGGCGTGACTCATGCTCCCCCTCAAgctcccagcccccaccccttCTACCAACAACAACAtgtgcacactccacacactggctttcctgaaaacacacaccaaaaattcagctatgccagcttgacctgcTTGAAGGTTTAGCTGGCCAAGATGGACATAAGCTGgactagctgggtatgagctggtcaaccggaATGGCCAATCTGGTCATAACGCTTGTCTGAGCTCgtagctggtcaaccggctaccaactgtttcaaaacatagcttgagctgttttttgcaGCAGGGTTGGTATATTAGAGATCTCTGCATTATGGTATTATACATGAATGCAGCAAACCGCTGGGGCTTGATGCTGTTCCTGGTCTCTCCCTCTTGCAGGTGATCATCCTAGAGGACTATGCCGATCCCTTCGACGCCCAGAAGacgagggagcagagagaggcggagagagagggagagaacgacGGCTACATGGAGCCGTACGACGCCCAGCAGATGATCACAGGTGCCCGTCTCtcgctgtacctgtgtgtgtgtgtgtgtgtgtgtgagtgtgtgtgtgtgtgtgtgtgtgtgagtgtgtgtgtgcgcacaggcTACACTCAGACGGAGTGAAATACCGCAAGcacaagcccctccccctctgctctCGTTAGGTTCCCCAGGAGGTTGCCACGGTGACTGTGGTGTGCTGGGACAATGGGCGCAGTTTCCTGTCtctacttcctgtttcctgtctctgTTTCCTGGTCCCATTCTCTGGATAGGAAGTTGCCCTGCACTGACCCTCCCCTtgcctcccctgccccccctcctcatctctcctacatgccccccccccccccccccccccctatgtGGGCTGGCCGACTTACccaaacaccccaccccccatccttAGAACTTCCCAGAATTCAGGAAGTGGGCTGTCATTCATCcaaatgacctttgaccctgcaAGCCCTTTGTTTTACctggaacagacacacagtcgcCCCTACGCAGGCTCCAGCATTGTGTGGCTGTGATTATTACTGCAACCTATTAAAATTCACATCAGCCTAAAAAAATCACAGTACAGCGTTATCTACGGTCTGATGATATATCCATGTTATCAAATACTCTATATTACAGTCATATTCAGAACAATGACTCCTGGCTTTCAAAAGCAGTGGAGAGTTATGAGCACATCCAATATAAACTGGAAGAAACAAACTGCCAGTATTGTTACACAAATACCGCTGGTATTATAGATCATGTAccatttaatataatatactgtagtaAGTTTGAAGAGCACAGCTTGGTggagtgcattaaaaaaaacattttacagttaTCAAAGGCTACTTTTTATAATAtctcaaatgtaattttatatttatttatatttacttatttataattcataatttatgTATAAATATCCAGAACACAAAtcttttgcattaacaagctgtcttcctaataaattgctcacggAGTGTACAGCTTTAGTTTTCTCCTACTGTATTCAGAAAAACAAGACGCCTGCACAAGTGTTCAATTaggccagggatcatcaaatctggccctccaatccaaatccagccctggtttctcatctcctgggtaattaactgagcaattagtgctactaattggccagactgtcttcacgccTGACtcgcaggtaaagggagggcggaaGAGGACTGTGATCTTATGATCCTTGCATTAGGTCTTTTTGAGTCCACAGGGTTTTGAGTGATTTCTCTCTGTCATGCAGAGCCCACAGAGGttctcccaaccctcacctcagTGACATGGGCTATTTAAAACAACTATGTGGAAAAGCAAATATAGGTGAAATATGCAACAGTTCTGGATTCGAATGcacatttctgtgctcgattgatgaTGCCTGGTGTGACTGaatcaaccaagaggaccaggaaGGCCgggggggtttgcactttttgagagtattacATAGGATCTGATGCACCAGAAGTTCGGCGAAGTTCagcaaagcgtagaaaagtgtttgaatgtAAAACAGCTCCGCTGCGCGCCTGACTCCGGGCTCTGCGGAAGTGCGTGTGACTGACGCTCCCCGTTCTCGCAGACGTCGCCGCTTTCTGCACCGAGCTCCGGCGGCGCTACGGGCTcctggaggggggagagggggccggCGAGGAGGGCAGAGCCGCGCCCCCCCAGATCTACGACACCCCGTACGAGGCGGGGCCGGAgggcgaggggggaggggtgcgggGTCAGGCGACCCGGCCGGAGCTCGACGCCCGCCCCCCCGCTGAGTACGAGCTGCCCTGGGAGTGGAAGAAGGAGCAGATCGTCAAGGCGCTCTCAGGTACCCGTCGCTTAGCGACACTCGCGTTCCACTGCGGGgctggaaccaggctggctctcAGGTACCCGTCGCTTAGCAACACTCGCGTTCCACTGCGGGgctggaaccaggctggctctcAGGTACCCGTCGCTTAGCAACACTCGCGTTCCACTGCGGGGCTGGAACCAGGCAGGTACCCGTTGCTAAGTAACACTGTGTCTGCTATGCAAGGTACAGGCATCCTCCTTTGCTACTGCTGGGATACTTCACTGTGATTTTTAGTGCATTTGAGTAAGGTTTTAGTGCACATTTTCAAATCCAaacttgattttgttttttttgtgtgtatgattTTGTCATCCAGGCTTGACAGTGGCTGGTATAAGAACATGAGCTGTTTTGCTGCTActtgaagtgcattttcttgCTTTTGAACACAATCACAAACCTGTACAAGCCATTATAAAGCCGGCTGGCTATCAGGAATGTGTGCACGCACAAATGTTTGAGGCCAATCAGAAACATTCTCTGAAACTCAAAATAATATATGAAATCACAGAatgtgaactatccctttaagccAAGTGCATGTGTTGTGTTTCATAACTGTGCTCCTACATTGTTAATGGATTGCCACATTACCACAATATTGATACAGTTTGGTATTTACTATTTACACCACAAGATTTATTTGACTCATCTTTATCCCACCACTGCAGCATCCTGTCAGTTAGGTGGTGCTGCAGGCCTGAGTATACATCCCCTGGCCTTCTCTctgttcttccctctctctctccgtccctctctctccgtccctctctctgtactctcattctctctccctctctctgccactGTTACTGTGGTTTGGCTACACATATTTTATTCGGCAGGATAAATAAAGAcggttatttatgaataaagacGGCTGCCTCTTACAGGCCAGGTTCCAGCTCCGGAGTGAAGGCCTTAGGGGCGTGGCCTCCAGGCGGACAGGGGGAGGAGCAGAGGGTGAAGCTCCTCCTCTTTGTCTCCTGTCAGAGCTTCCCGTTGGCTCACAGTGTtaataaaacaggaagtgagcagaGGAGccggacaggaagtgaggcgcTCCATCTGTTCGCATGGAGAGTATACGCCGACGCCAGACTGTGTCAGCCCTGTCTTACACCGCAAAAAAAACGTTTTCAGtcctgtaataagacttaacatcttgttttttctctctcaagtagaaactatcagcttgttttaagttactgtttactTGACAAGTGAGaatttctcaccccattggcgaatcttgaaatgagtcaaactttttcacctcattggcagaAAATACTCAACTATTAAGTATTTTCATACTGATATTGAGACTTTTACTTTTTGCCAAATAAGAGAAAAAATATTACCAATGAGATAAGACAATTATCCTTATTTCAAATTGG encodes the following:
- the LOC133137231 gene encoding SH2 domain-containing adapter protein E-like, with the protein product MAKWFKDFPINLKNGTDRIRSASESSSQSRGKPGLAAGIGTKTGSTKGVGGVGSLLSGRNRKNSAIELGRNGTTGGGSVKDGKVWDSLIPGKSRKNSKAESGLEEHRSLKSSISANAYISRLIKLDKQEKNPNFNSGTSGPTGPETEKANTATRTETVIILEDYADPFDAQKTREQREAEREGENDGYMEPYDAQQMITDVAAFCTELRRRYGLLEGGEGAGEEGRAAPPQIYDTPYEAGPEGEGGGVRGQATRPELDARPPAEYELPWEWKKEQIVKALSAQFEGVERPTPAKEDPPLTVRQHLRQKSWNQKSLKASPPPLTPPGPAPELESARVDPTLPLEKQSWYHGCVTRQEAESQLLPCKEASFLVRNSESGTSKYSIALKTSQGCVHIIVAQTKESGYTLDQSSCVFPSIPEVVNHYCTQRLPFTGAEHMSLLHPVPRPQ